The following are encoded together in the Chromatiaceae bacterium genome:
- a CDS encoding ATP-grasp domain-containing protein produces the protein MSAARGLVLFNYDWDQVGYGRWSSEFSLDSEGFDLFSFPSNAHLVTFDLQRFVDRLAGRAARKGWCAVTSNHEQFGALAAALLAERMGWPGTPVAAVLACQHKLHARRVLEQVAPEANTPFATLESGYGDPVPAHLRYPRFVKPVKAAFSVLARVVHDRDELVALTRFGFWELWVIRHLVEPFERVVKARLPEAGSAHRMLLEQPVNALQYNLDGYVFAGEPRLLGFVESVMYPGTQAFMRFDYPCQLSEPGRDQALDVARRFLSAVGFTHGLFNMEFFHDPVTQKLTVIEFNPRMAAQFSDLYLRVDGVDLHRFSLELAFGRDPALLPRAEPAAGAAASFVYRCFDPAERPAMPGAAQRAALAERFPDALLFRFAKSPGQIARDFKWLGSYRYGILHLGGRDARDLRERCLAASELLGWPAPYAWQPAETPMPAGYPTPDFSMETSR, from the coding sequence ATGAGTGCTGCGCGCGGTTTGGTGCTCTTCAACTACGATTGGGATCAAGTCGGCTATGGCCGCTGGTCGTCGGAATTTTCTCTGGATTCCGAAGGCTTCGACCTGTTCAGTTTTCCCAGCAATGCCCATCTCGTTACCTTCGACTTGCAGCGCTTTGTTGATCGCCTTGCTGGTCGCGCGGCGCGCAAGGGATGGTGCGCGGTAACCTCGAATCACGAGCAGTTTGGCGCGTTGGCCGCCGCCCTGCTGGCTGAGCGGATGGGCTGGCCGGGTACGCCGGTCGCGGCGGTGCTCGCCTGTCAGCACAAGTTGCACGCCCGGCGGGTTCTCGAACAGGTGGCGCCGGAGGCCAATACCCCGTTTGCCACCCTTGAATCGGGGTATGGCGATCCGGTACCGGCCCATCTGCGTTATCCCCGCTTCGTCAAACCGGTCAAGGCAGCGTTCTCGGTGCTCGCCCGTGTCGTGCACGACCGTGATGAGTTGGTGGCACTGACCCGCTTTGGCTTCTGGGAGCTCTGGGTTATCCGCCATCTGGTCGAGCCTTTCGAGCGGGTGGTCAAGGCGCGCTTGCCGGAAGCGGGGAGCGCGCACCGGATGTTGCTGGAACAGCCCGTCAATGCCTTGCAGTACAACCTGGACGGCTATGTTTTTGCCGGAGAGCCGCGGCTATTGGGATTTGTTGAATCGGTGATGTATCCAGGAACGCAGGCCTTCATGCGTTTCGATTATCCCTGCCAGTTGAGCGAGCCAGGGCGCGATCAGGCGCTCGACGTGGCGCGACGCTTTTTGTCTGCCGTGGGTTTTACGCATGGTCTGTTCAACATGGAGTTCTTCCATGATCCGGTAACGCAAAAATTGACGGTGATCGAATTCAACCCACGCATGGCGGCGCAATTTTCCGATCTGTATTTGCGAGTTGACGGAGTCGATCTGCACCGTTTCAGTCTGGAACTGGCCTTCGGTCGCGACCCGGCCCTGCTGCCCCGGGCCGAGCCTGCGGCCGGTGCCGCGGCCAGCTTTGTCTATCGCTGTTTTGATCCGGCGGAACGCCCCGCTATGCCGGGCGCCGCCCAACGGGCGGCCCTGGCCGAACGATTTCCGGATGCGCTGCTGTTCCGTTTTGCCAAGTCACCCGGGCAGATTGCTCGTGATTTCAAGTGGCTGGGCAGCTATCGTTACGGCATCCTGCATCTTGGCGGCCGGGATGCACGCGATCTGCGGGAGCGGTGCCTGGCAGCCAGTGAGCTGCTCGGTTGGCCGGCACCTTATGCGTGGCAGCCGGCGGAAACCCCTATGCCGGCCGGCTATCCAACGCCCGATTTTTCCATGGAAACTTCCCGATGA
- the egtD gene encoding L-histidine N(alpha)-methyltransferase, with protein MKAPSLLQFAREDPAATRAAIFAGFSASPAAVSPKYFYDALGSRLFSAITELPEYYPTRTEARIFLRFIGEMAAELAPVTTLVDLGAGNCEKAASLFAALQVQRYVAVDISASYLRDSLESLQRKHPTMDMLGIGLDFSRTLTLPAEVGEGPRTMFYPGSSIGNFTPAEALAFLQQVHLASAGGALLIGVDLVKPIDILEQAYDDPLGVTAAFNRNLLRHLNALVGTDFVIDDWRHVAFFNARASRIEMHLEAVRATVVHWADGERAFVAGERIHTENSYKWRSEDFADLLQAAGFHRVESWTDENGWFAVFRAFS; from the coding sequence TTGAAAGCGCCCAGCCTGCTGCAGTTCGCACGGGAAGATCCCGCCGCCACCCGGGCCGCGATTTTTGCCGGTTTTTCGGCGTCGCCCGCGGCAGTCTCGCCCAAGTATTTTTACGATGCCCTGGGTTCGCGTCTCTTTTCGGCCATTACCGAATTGCCGGAGTACTACCCGACCCGCACCGAGGCGAGGATTTTTCTCCGCTTCATCGGCGAGATGGCTGCGGAACTGGCGCCGGTCACGACGCTGGTTGACCTTGGGGCAGGAAATTGCGAGAAGGCGGCTAGCCTCTTTGCGGCATTGCAGGTGCAACGCTATGTTGCTGTCGATATTTCGGCCAGTTACCTGCGTGATTCGCTGGAGAGCCTGCAGCGCAAGCATCCGACGATGGACATGCTGGGGATCGGCCTCGATTTCTCGCGGACTCTGACATTGCCGGCCGAGGTTGGCGAGGGGCCGAGGACGATGTTTTATCCCGGGTCGAGTATCGGCAATTTCACTCCGGCTGAGGCACTGGCCTTTCTGCAACAGGTTCACCTGGCCAGCGCCGGCGGCGCCTTGCTGATCGGTGTCGATCTGGTTAAGCCGATCGACATTCTCGAGCAGGCCTATGACGACCCGCTAGGCGTTACCGCGGCTTTCAACCGCAACCTGCTCCGCCATCTCAATGCCTTGGTCGGAACCGATTTTGTGATCGATGACTGGCGTCATGTCGCTTTTTTCAATGCGCGAGCGTCGCGTATCGAAATGCATCTGGAGGCGGTAAGGGCAACGGTAGTCCATTGGGCCGACGGCGAGCGAGCCTTTGTCGCCGGTGAGCGTATTCATACCGAAAATTCCTACAAGTGGCGCTCGGAGGATTTCGCCGACCTGCTCCAGGCCGCCGGTTTTCATCGTGTGGAGTCATGGACGGATGAAAACGGCTGGTTCGCTGTTTTTCGGGCATTTTCATGA
- a CDS encoding SUMF1/EgtB/PvdO family nonheme iron enzyme: MNTAEAIAARTSSRTLLAEALRDGHQRTLGLLAAYADSLGEDLVVPYSTQLNPPCWEVGHIAWFQDYWITRNQQRTRGVQADPDHHRPAGRLQEADAWYNSSHVAHPSRWTLPLPDLGTTRAYLEAVLDDTLALLANTPETDEDLYFYRLALFHEDMHGEAAIYMAQALSIPLSETLIAPPAALPPLTSLKIPGNNGKLGYPGSGFAFDNELGLHGVELAAFEIDSCVVSWERYLPFLEATGTAPPRYLRKQGSEWQGLVAGNWQTLPLDTPATHLTWFEAEAWCRWAGRRLPTEAEWEFSASSQPDFAWGEVWEWTSSPFLPYPGFVAHPYRDYSVPWFGDRRVLRGASRATSPRMVHPRYRNFFTPERNDIHSGFRSCAT; encoded by the coding sequence ATGAACACTGCCGAAGCCATAGCGGCCCGTACCAGCAGCCGCACCCTGCTTGCCGAAGCCCTGCGCGACGGTCATCAGCGCACCCTCGGCCTGCTGGCCGCCTACGCCGACAGCCTTGGAGAGGACCTGGTGGTCCCCTATTCGACCCAGCTCAATCCACCCTGCTGGGAAGTCGGGCATATCGCCTGGTTCCAGGACTACTGGATCACCCGCAACCAGCAGCGCACCCGGGGTGTTCAAGCCGACCCCGATCATCACCGGCCCGCCGGCCGCCTGCAAGAAGCGGACGCCTGGTACAACTCCAGCCATGTCGCCCACCCAAGTCGCTGGACGCTGCCACTGCCCGACCTGGGGACAACCCGCGCCTATCTTGAAGCGGTGCTGGACGACACCCTGGCCTTGCTGGCCAACACACCGGAAACCGACGAGGACCTGTATTTCTACCGTCTCGCGCTGTTCCATGAGGACATGCACGGCGAAGCGGCCATCTACATGGCCCAGGCCTTGAGCATTCCCCTGTCGGAAACCCTCATTGCCCCGCCCGCCGCCCTGCCGCCACTGACTAGCCTGAAGATTCCCGGGAACAACGGCAAGCTGGGTTACCCGGGCAGCGGCTTTGCGTTTGACAATGAATTGGGCCTCCACGGCGTCGAGCTGGCCGCCTTTGAAATCGACAGTTGCGTGGTCAGTTGGGAACGCTACCTCCCCTTCCTGGAAGCGACGGGCACGGCACCGCCCCGCTACCTGCGTAAGCAGGGTTCCGAATGGCAAGGGCTGGTTGCGGGCAACTGGCAGACCTTGCCCCTCGATACCCCGGCGACCCATTTGACGTGGTTCGAAGCCGAGGCCTGGTGCCGTTGGGCTGGCCGGCGATTGCCAACGGAAGCCGAATGGGAATTTTCCGCCAGCAGTCAGCCGGATTTTGCCTGGGGCGAGGTCTGGGAGTGGACGTCCAGTCCCTTTCTGCCTTATCCCGGCTTTGTTGCCCACCCTTACCGGGACTATTCCGTCCCCTGGTTCGGTGACCGACGGGTATTGCGGGGCGCCAGCCGTGCCACCTCGCCGCGCATGGTGCATCCACGCTACCGGAACTTCTTCACGCCGGAACGCAACGATATTCACAGCGGGTTTCGGAGCTGCGCGACCTAG
- a CDS encoding TIGR04348 family glycosyltransferase: MPQVVIVSPALRDANNGNWRTARRWQAHLAAEFRTRIVTHWPDEAAADDRVMIALHARRSADAVAAWHAARSLGGLAVVLTGTDLYRDIQTDASARRSLAMAGQLVVLQECAPASLPVECRAKTRVIFQSTTARQILAKSSRRLRLLMVGHLREEKSPEALFAAARLLAKRPDVAIDHIGAGLDPALAAAARATMLAVPNYRWLGGLAHEAVRRRIQRASLLVHTSRIEGGAHVIMEAVTSGTPVLASAVAGNVGMLGAYYAGYFPWGDAPALAELILRCRSGELMPTLAAQCRARAPLFDPATERAALRRLVHELLEKA; the protein is encoded by the coding sequence ATGCCGCAAGTTGTCATTGTCAGCCCGGCCTTGCGCGATGCAAACAACGGCAACTGGCGGACCGCGCGCCGCTGGCAAGCCCATCTGGCGGCGGAGTTCCGGACGCGCATCGTCACTCACTGGCCCGATGAAGCGGCGGCGGATGACCGGGTGATGATCGCCCTGCATGCGCGGCGTTCGGCCGATGCCGTCGCCGCCTGGCATGCGGCGCGGTCGCTGGGCGGCCTGGCCGTCGTGCTGACCGGGACCGATCTTTACCGGGACATCCAGACCGATGCCTCGGCACGGCGTTCGCTGGCGATGGCGGGGCAGCTTGTGGTCCTTCAGGAGTGCGCCCCGGCCTCCTTACCCGTCGAATGCCGCGCCAAAACTCGCGTCATTTTCCAGTCGACCACGGCACGTCAGATCCTTGCCAAGTCATCCCGCCGCTTGCGCCTGCTGATGGTCGGTCATCTGCGCGAAGAAAAGTCCCCGGAGGCCTTGTTCGCCGCGGCGCGCCTGCTGGCGAAGCGGCCCGATGTGGCGATTGATCATATCGGTGCGGGGCTTGATCCGGCCCTCGCCGCAGCGGCAAGGGCAACCATGCTGGCCGTGCCCAACTACCGCTGGCTGGGTGGCTTGGCCCATGAGGCGGTTCGCCGGCGTATCCAGCGGGCGAGTCTGCTGGTGCATACCAGCCGTATCGAGGGGGGTGCCCATGTCATCATGGAGGCGGTGACCAGCGGTACGCCCGTGCTGGCCTCGGCGGTTGCCGGTAATGTCGGGATGCTGGGGGCGTATTACGCGGGCTACTTCCCCTGGGGCGATGCACCGGCACTGGCTGAACTGATCCTGCGCTGCCGTTCGGGAGAGCTGATGCCGACATTGGCGGCACAGTGTCGCGCACGGGCGCCGCTTTTCGACCCAGCCACCGAGCGCGCCGCGCTCCGGCGGCTGGTTCATGAACTTCTGGAAAAGGCCTAG